In Fusobacterium sp. SYSU M8D902, the genomic window ATATCTACAATTATAACTATGCTACGTGGAGTAATATTTCTGATTATCTCTATCTTTTTACTACCAAAAATTTTAGGAGTAAATGGTATCTGGTTAACAATGTTTGTAGCAGAACTTCTAACTTTAGCTTTTTCCTATATTTTTATGAAAAACTACAATCCTCTTTCAAAAAAATATTAACTTATGCTATAATATAAAAAAATTAAAAATATGAAGAGGTAGGAATTATGGTTAAATTGGTAATTACTGATATGGATGGTACTCTGTTAAATGATAAAAATGAAATTAACGAAGAGTTTTGGACAATACAAAAAAAATTAGCTGAGAATGGTGTCATTTTTGCAGTAGCTAGTGGAAGACCTTATTGTAATCTCGTGGAGAGATTTAAAGAGATAAAAGATAGTATGCTTTTTATCAGTGAAAATGGAGCTTGTGTTATGTATAAGGAGAAGGAGATCTTCTCAAATACTATGAAAAAAGAGGATGTACTATTTCTTTTGAACATCTGTAAAAATATAGATGGAGCTCTTCCAGTACTATGTGGAAAAACATCTGCATTTGTTGAAAAATCTGTCTTTTTAAATGATAAATATGATTTTGAAAGTGAGATCACTAAATACTACAACAAAATTGAGGTACTTGATGATTTAAGCGAGATCAATGATGAGATATTTAAAATTGCTATTTGTGACTTTATAGGAGCAGAGAAAAATAGTTATACTTACTTTAAAGATCTAGAGGAGAGATTCCAAGTTGTTGTTTCTGGTAATGTTTGGCTAGATTTAGGAAAATTGGATACTAGTAAAGGAACAGCTGTTGAGATGGCTCAAAAAAATCTTGATATTAAGTATGACGAGACTATGATTTTTGGTGATTTTTTAAATGATTACTCTATGATGAAATCTGGAAAATACAGTTATGCAATGAAAAATGCTCACCCTAAATTAAAGGAGATCTCAAACTTCGTAACTGAGAAAGATAACAATAACAATGGTGTCTTAGAAACAGTAAAAGAACATTTTAAAGATATTTTATAATAGTTTTATTTATTTAAGTCAAGGATAAATTTTTTATCCTTGATTTTTTCTTCTTTTATCTTATTCTCCAAAAAGTTTTTTTCTTTAATATATTTTACTACACCCCTTTCTATTAATCCACTTATATTTTCCTATAAAAAATGATATAATATACTTGAATAGAAAGAAATGAGGTGAGAATATGTTTAACAAAAAGGGTATTGGTATAGGTAATGATGATTTTAAAGATGTCATTACACAAGATTGTTACTTCGTTGATAAATCCAAATTTATTGAAGAGATTTTAAATGATAAAGCCAAGATAAAACTTTTTTGTCGTCCTAGAAGATTCGGTAAGACCCTTAATATGTCTATGTTAAAATATTTTTTTGATATTAGAAATAAAATAGA contains:
- a CDS encoding HAD family hydrolase; the encoded protein is MVKLVITDMDGTLLNDKNEINEEFWTIQKKLAENGVIFAVASGRPYCNLVERFKEIKDSMLFISENGACVMYKEKEIFSNTMKKEDVLFLLNICKNIDGALPVLCGKTSAFVEKSVFLNDKYDFESEITKYYNKIEVLDDLSEINDEIFKIAICDFIGAEKNSYTYFKDLEERFQVVVSGNVWLDLGKLDTSKGTAVEMAQKNLDIKYDETMIFGDFLNDYSMMKSGKYSYAMKNAHPKLKEISNFVTEKDNNNNGVLETVKEHFKDIL